From a region of the Actinomycetota bacterium genome:
- a CDS encoding NAD-dependent epimerase/dehydratase family protein produces PILPLRLPGKANRAFRAGANLAPDRAVGRRTWEEFLAGRVNAPTPAGQAQPT; encoded by the coding sequence GCCGATCTTGCCGCTACGGCTGCCGGGCAAGGCCAACCGCGCGTTCCGGGCCGGTGCCAACCTGGCCCCAGACCGGGCCGTGGGCCGCCGCACCTGGGAGGAGTTCCTCGCCGGACGGGTGAACGCACCCACCCCAGCCGGTCAGGCTCAGCCTACATAG